A window of Corvus moneduloides isolate bCorMon1 chromosome 30, bCorMon1.pri, whole genome shotgun sequence contains these coding sequences:
- the LOC116436718 gene encoding uncharacterized transmembrane protein DDB_G0289901-like isoform X33 gives MRRYFSRYGEGSFSSSSAHCGTLGGGDRRFGGFGQGYGSRSLHNLGGFRNVYTGGGYGGEGVGYGRCLGFGGWRQPERGFGGRGYFVGAFQGGETGLGGTYRGVSGREVLGGGLGVGEQGAGQGLGQAGVLRGIEEVHVNTNLLRPIQLQVDPEFQRARSDEKEQIKALNNKFASFIEKVQCLERQNQALLAKWELLQQQSSGPEESRNINNFFQSYISNLQRQLETLQSQKEQLDPEAYNMLRLVEDYKNRFEEEINKRTSKEEEFVELKKELDSAYMGKMEFDVRVDILRQELEFLRCLYEAELSQLQTVVGNTDIIVSMDNHRELNMDGIIEEVRQEYEGMAQKSTAELDAMYQGRYQDLQNMWVNQREQLRNSHQEIQELTRQIQRLQPEIEIARKRNSSLQDSIKDAEHRGSSAIRDGQKKLQELENALQQAKDDLSHLVHDYQELLNVKLGLDIEIAMYRSLLEEEENRIQEGSLATICVIDHNSRAPGVFGGIKSVKGGMSSGGTSGSGVKGPISGGGKGGSSSGGSGSICGGGKGSGYRGGGSSGGGGSMSKGSSSSGGWGSSSGGGGSSYGGGKGSGYGGGGSSGGGGSICGGGSSSGSGGSMSKGSSISGGGGSSSGGGGSSYGGGKGSGYGGGGSSGGSGGSMSKGSSISGGGGSSSGGGGSSYGGGKGSGYGGGGSSGGSGGSMSKGSSISGGGGSSSGGGGSSYGGGKGSGYGGGGSSGGGGSICGGGSSSGSGGSMSKGSSISGGGGSSSGGGGSSYGGGKGSGYGGGGSSGGSGGSMSKGSSISGGGGSSSGGGGSSYGGGKGSGYGGGGSSGGGGSICGGGSSSGSGGSMSKGSSISGGGGMSSGSGGSSYGGGKGSGYGGGGSSGSGGSICGGGSSSGSGGSMSKGSSISGGGGMSSGSGGSSYGGGKGSGYGGGSSGSGGSMSGGGQSSGGYGSSSGSGRCSPHSGGMSSGGGSSCGRRGSISGGGGQGSSGSGGSMSGGGQSSGGYGSSSGSGRCSPHSGGMSSGGGSSCGRRGSISGGGGQGSSGSGGSMSGGGQSSGGYGSSSGSGRCSPHSGGMSSGGGSSCGRRGSISGGGGQGSSGSGGSMSGGGQSSGGYGSSSGSGRCSPHSGGMSSGGGSSCGRRGSISGGGGQGSSGSGGSMSGGGQISGGYGSSSGSGRCSPHSGGMSSGGGSSCGRRGSISGGGGQGSSGSGGSMSGGGQSSGGYGSSSGSGRCSPHSGGMSSGGGSSCGRRGSISGGGGGGGGGGSGHGGSSYGSGGSISGGEGGSGYGGSSYGSGGSISGGEGGSGYGGSSGYGGGSGRRGSISGGGHSSGGWGSGSGSGGSSSGGGIGSGYGGRESSGRRGSISGGGGSSGHGGSSYGSGGCIGGGEGASGCGGGSGYGGGSGYGGGSGYGGNSGYGGGSGYGGNSGYGGGSGYGGGGSSISGGWGSSSAGTCSPGSRGEGGWDCSGGDSFYGGGTCGARTSSCRDGTEEGGSGGGCSSPRLGYWSAYGSGSGSSGDAAHN, from the exons ATGAGACGATATTTCTCCAGATATGGGGAAGGGAGTTTCAGTTCTTCTTCTGCTCACTGCGGGACCTTGGGAGGTGGAGACAGGAGATTTGGAGGGTTTGGGCAAGGGTatggcagcaggagcctccACAACCTTGGAGGGTTCAGGAATGTCTATACTGGTGGAGGCTACGGAGGAGAAGGAGTAGGATATGGGAGATGCCTTGGGTTTGGTGGCTGGAGACAACCTGAGAGGGGCTTTGGTGGAAGAGGATATTTCGTGGGAGCTTTTCAAGGTGGTGAAACAGGGCTTGGTGGCACCTACAGAGGAGTTTCAGGCAGGGAGGTGCTCGGAGGAGGTCTTGGAGTAGGGGAACAAGGGGCTGGACAGGGATTGGGACAGGCTGGAGTTCTCCGAGGCATTGAGGAGGTCCATGTCAACACCAACCTGCTGAGGCCAATACAGCTCCAGGTGGACCCTGAGTTCCAGCGAGCGCGCTCGGATGAGAAGGAGCAGATCAAAGCTCTCAACAACAAATTCGCATCATTCATCGAGAAG GTTCAATGTCTGGAGCGGCAGAATCAGGCACTCTTGGCCAAGTGGgaacttctgcagcagcaaagctctggccctgaggagagcaggaaCATCAACAACTTCTTCCAGTCCTACATCAGCAACCTGCAGCGGCAGCTTGAGACGCTCCAGAgccagaaggagcagctggatcCCGAAGCCTACAACATGCTCCGGCTTGTTGAGGATTATAAAAACAG aTTCGAGGAGGAGATCAACAAACGCACGTCCAAGGAGGAGGAGTTTGTGGAGCTTAAAAAG gaaCTGGATAGTGCATACATGGGAAAAATGGAGTTTGATGTCCGGGTGGATAtcctgaggcaggagctggagttCCTCCGGTGTTTATATGAAGCC gagctgtcccagctgcaaACAGTGGTTGGGAACACTGACATCATTGTGTCCATGGACAACCACAGGGAGTTGAACATGGATGGAATCATCGAGGAGGTCAGGCAGGAATATGAGGGGATGGCCCAGAAGAGCACAGCTGAACTGGATGCCATGTACCAGGGCAGG TACCAGGACCTGCAGAACATGTGGGTGAATCAACgagagcagctgaggaacagTCACCAGGAAATTCAGGAACTCACCAGGCAGATCCAAAGACTCCAACCAGAAATTGAAATTGCAAGGAAAAGG AATTCCAGCCTCCAAGACTCCATTAAAGATGCTGAGCACCGTGGGAGCTCGGCCATCAGGGATGGCCAGAAAaagctccaggagctggaaaacGCCCTCCAACAGGCCAAGGATGACCTTTCTCACCTTGTCCATGATTACCAGGAGCTCCTGAATGTAAAGCTGGGCCTGGACATCGAGATCGCCATGTATCGATCACTCcttgaggaggaggagaacag GATCCAGGAAGGATCACTGGCCACAATCT GTGTCATTGACCACAATTCCAGAGCTCCTGGAGTCTTTGGAGGCATAAAAAGTGTGAAGGGGGGAATGAGCTCTGGTGGTACCAGCGGGAGCGGAGTGAAAGGGCCGATCtctggagggggaaaaggtgGATCCAGCTCTGGTGGGAGTGGGTCCATCTGTGGAGGGGGAAAAGGTTCAGGatacagaggaggaggaagctcaGGTGGTGGAGGTTCCATGTCCAAGGGTAGCAGCAGTTCGGGAGGGTGGGGGTCCAGCTCTGGTGGAGGTGGTTCAAGTTATGGAGGTGGAAAAGGTTCAGGatatggaggaggaggaagctctGGAGGAGGTGGGTCCATCTGTGGAGGAGGATCCAGCTCTGGCAGTGGAGGCTCCATGTCCAagggcagcagcatctctggagGTGGAGGATCCAGCTCTGGAGGAGGTGGTTCAAGTtatggaggaggaaaaggttCAGGatatggaggaggaggaagctctGGAGGCAGTGGAG GCTCCATGTCCAagggcagcagcatctctggagGTGGAGGATCCAGCTCTGGAGGAGGTGGGTCAAGTTATGGAGGTGGAAAAGGTTCAGGatatggaggaggaggaagctctGGAGGCAGTGGAGGCTCCATGTCCAagggcagcagcatctctggagGTGGAGGATCCAGCTCTGGAGGAGGTGGGTCAAGTTATGGAGGTGGAAAAGGTTCAGGatatggaggaggaggaagctctGGAGGAGGTGGGTCCATCTGTGGAGGAGGATCCAGCTCTGGCAGTGGAGGCTCCATGTCCAagggcagcagcatctctggagGTGGAGGATCCAGCTCTGGTGGAGGTGGGTCAAGTTATGGAGGTGGAAAAGGTTCAGGatatggaggaggaggaagctctGGAGGCAGTGGAGGCTCCATGTCCAagggcagcagcatctctggagGTGGAGGATCCAGCTCTGGAGGAGGTGGGTCAAGTTATGGAGGTGGAAAAGGTTCAGGatatggaggaggaggaagctctGGAGGAGGTGGGTCCATCTGTGGAGGAGGATCCAGCTCTGGCAGTGGAGGTTCCATGTCCAagggcagcagcatctctggagGTGGAGGGATGAGCTCTGGTAGTGGTGGGTCAAGTTATGGAGGAGGGAAAGGTTCAGGatatggaggaggaggaagctctGGCAGTGGAGGCTCCATCTGTGGAGGAGGATCCAGCTCTGGCAGTGGAGGTTCCATGTCCAagggcagcagcatctctggagGTGGAGGGATGAGCTCTGGTAGTGGTGGGTCAAGTTATGGAGGAGGGAAAGGTTCAGGATATGGAGGAGGAAGTTCAG GCAGTGGTGGCTCCATGTCTGGAGGTGGCCAGAGCTCCGGTGGTTATGGATCGAGCTCTGGGAGCGGCAGGTGCAGCCCCCACAGTGGTGGGATGAGCTctggaggtgggagcagctgtggcaggagaggctccatctctggaggtggAGGACAGGGAAGCTCAG GCAGTGGTGGCTCCATGTCTGGAGGTGGCCAGAGCTCCGGTGGTTATGGATCGAGCTCTGGGAGCGGCAGGTGCAGCCCCCACAGTGGTGGGATGAGCTctggaggtgggagcagctgtggcaggagaggctccatctctggaggtggAGGACAGGGAAGCTCAGGCAGTGGTGGCTCCATGTCTGGAGGTGGCCAGAGCTCCGGTGGTTATGGATCGAGCTCTGGGAGCGGCAGGTGCAGCCCCCACAGTGGTGGGATGAGCTctggaggtgggagcagctgtggcaggagaggctccatctctggaggtggAGGACAGGGAAGCTCAG GCAGTGGTGGCTCCATGTCTGGAGGTGGCCAG AGCTCCGGTGGTTATGGATCGAGCTCTGGGAGCGGCAGGTGCAGCCCCCACAGTGGTGGGATGAGCTctggaggtgggagcagctgtggcaggagaggctccatctctggaggtggAGGACAGGGAAGCTCAGGCAGTGGTGGCTCCATGTCTGGAGGTGGCCAGATCTCCGGTGGTTATGGATCGAGCTCTGGGAGCGGCAGGTGCAGTCCCCACAGTGGTGGGATGAGCTctggaggtgggagcagctgtggcaggagaggctccatctctggaggtggAGGACAGGGAAGCTCAGGCAGTGGTGGCTCCATGTCTGGAGGTGGCCAGAGCTCCGGTGGTTATGGATCGAGCTCTGGGAGCGGCAGGTGCAGCCCCCACAGTGGTGGGATGAGCTctggaggtgggagcagctgtggcaggagagggtccatctctggaggtggtggaggaggaggagggggaggctcAGGTCATGGAGGATCCAGTTATGGCAGTGGTGGGTCCATcagtggaggagaaggag gctcAGGTTATGGAGGATCCAGTTATGGCAGTGGTGGGTCCATcagtggaggagaaggaggttcCGGCTATGGAGGGAGCTCAGGATATGGAGGTGGCTCTGGCAGGAGAGGGTCCATCTCTGGAGGTGGTCACAGCTCTGGAGGGTGGGGATCAGGCTCTGGCAGTGGCGGGAGCAGTTCTGGAGGAGGAATCGGCTCCGGCTATGGAGGAA gagaaagctCTGGGAGGAGAGG GTCCATCTCTGGAG GTGGAGGAAGCTCAGGCCATGGAGGATCCAGTTATGGCAGTGGTGGATGCATTGGGGGGGGAGAAGGGGCCTCAGGGTGTGGAGGAGGGTCAGGATATGGAGGAGGCTCTGGATATGGGGGAGGCTCAGGGTACGGAGGAAACTCTGGATATGGGGGAGGCTCAGGGTATGGAGGAAACTCTGGATATGGGGGAGGTTCAGGCtatggaggaggaggaagctccATCTCTGGAGGCTGGGGATCGAGCTCTGctggcacctgcagccctggcagtcGGGGGGAAGGAGGTTGGGATTGCTCCGGAGGGGACAGTTTTTATGGAGGAGGGACCTGTGGAGCCAGGACATCCAGCTGCAGAGATGGGACTGAGGAAGGCGGGTCAGGAGGAGGGTGCTCTTCTCCAAGACTGGGTTACTGGTCTGCCTATGGAAGTGGCTCAGGTTCCTCTGGAGATGCTGCCCACAATTAA
- the LOC116436718 gene encoding uncharacterized transmembrane protein DDB_G0289901-like isoform X13, translated as MRRYFSRYGEGSFSSSSAHCGTLGGGDRRFGGFGQGYGSRSLHNLGGFRNVYTGGGYGGEGVGYGRCLGFGGWRQPERGFGGRGYFVGAFQGGETGLGGTYRGVSGREVLGGGLGVGEQGAGQGLGQAGVLRGIEEVHVNTNLLRPIQLQVDPEFQRARSDEKEQIKALNNKFASFIEKVQCLERQNQALLAKWELLQQQSSGPEESRNINNFFQSYISNLQRQLETLQSQKEQLDPEAYNMLRLVEDYKNRFEEEINKRTSKEEEFVELKKELDSAYMGKMEFDVRVDILRQELEFLRCLYEAELSQLQTVVGNTDIIVSMDNHRELNMDGIIEEVRQEYEGMAQKSTAELDAMYQGRYQDLQNMWVNQREQLRNSHQEIQELTRQIQRLQPEIEIARKRNSSLQDSIKDAEHRGSSAIRDGQKKLQELENALQQAKDDLSHLVHDYQELLNVKLGLDIEIAMYRSLLEEEENRIQEGSLATICVIDHNSRAPGVFGGIKSVKGGMSSGGTSGSGVKGPISGGGKGGSSSGGSGSICGGGKGSGYRGGGSSGGGGSMSKGSSSSGGWGSSSGGGGSSYGGGKGSGYGGGGSSGGGGSICGGGSSSGSGGSMSKGSSISGGGGSSSGGGGSSYGGGKGSGYGGGGSSGGSGGSMSKGSSISGGGGSSSGGGGSSYGGGKGSGYGGGGSSGGSGGSMSKGSSISGGGGSSSGGGGSSYGGGKGSGYGGGGSSGGGGSICGGGSSSGSGGSMSKGSSISGGGGSSSGGGGSSYGGGKGSGYGGGGSSGGSGGSMSKGSSISGGGGSSSGGGGSSYGGGKGSGYGGGGSSGGGGSICGGGSSSGSGGSMSKGSSISGGGGMSSGSGGSSYGGGKGSGYGGGGSSGSGGSICGGGSSSGSGGSMSKGSSISGGGGMSSGSGGSSYGGGKGSGYGGGSSGSGGSMSGGGQSSGGYGSSSGSGRCSPHSGGMSSGGGSSCGRRGSISGGGGQGSSGSGGSMSGGGQSSGGYGSSSGSGRCSPHSGGMSSGGGSSCGRRGSISGGGGQGSSGSGGSMSGGGQSSGGYGSSSGSGRCSPHSGGMSSGGGSSCGRRGSISGGGGQGSSGSGGSMSGGGQSSGGYGSSSGSGRCSPHSGGMSSGGGSSCGRRGSISGGGGQGSSGSGGSMSGGGQISGGYGSSSGSGRCSPHSGGMSSGGGSSCGRRGSISGGRGGGGGGSSGHGGSSYGSGGSISGGEGGSSYGGSSGYGGGSGRRGSISGGEGGSGYGGSSGYGGGSGRRGSISGGGHSSGGWGSGSGSGGSSSGGGIGSGYGGSSGSGGSSSGGCIGGGEGGGGSSGRRGSISGGGHSSGGYGSGSGRCSPHSGGISSGGWSSSGRRGSISGGGGEGGGGSSGHGGSSYGSGGSISGGEGGSGYGGSSGYGGGSGRRGSISGGGHSSGGWGSGSGSGGSSSGGGISSGYGGGESSGRRGSISGGGGSLGSGGSSYGSGESICGGEGGSGYGVGGSSGRRGSISGGGGGGGGGGSGHGGSSYGSGGSISGGEGGSGYGGSSGYGGGSGRRGSISGGGGSSGHGGSSYGSGGCIGGGEGASGCGGGSGYGGGSGYGGGSGYGGNSGYGGGSGYGGNSGYGGGSGYGGGGSSISGGWGSSSAGTCSPGSRGEGGWDCSGGDSFYGGGTCGARTSSCRDGTEEGGSGGGCSSPRLGYWSAYGSGSGSSGDAAHN; from the exons ATGAGACGATATTTCTCCAGATATGGGGAAGGGAGTTTCAGTTCTTCTTCTGCTCACTGCGGGACCTTGGGAGGTGGAGACAGGAGATTTGGAGGGTTTGGGCAAGGGTatggcagcaggagcctccACAACCTTGGAGGGTTCAGGAATGTCTATACTGGTGGAGGCTACGGAGGAGAAGGAGTAGGATATGGGAGATGCCTTGGGTTTGGTGGCTGGAGACAACCTGAGAGGGGCTTTGGTGGAAGAGGATATTTCGTGGGAGCTTTTCAAGGTGGTGAAACAGGGCTTGGTGGCACCTACAGAGGAGTTTCAGGCAGGGAGGTGCTCGGAGGAGGTCTTGGAGTAGGGGAACAAGGGGCTGGACAGGGATTGGGACAGGCTGGAGTTCTCCGAGGCATTGAGGAGGTCCATGTCAACACCAACCTGCTGAGGCCAATACAGCTCCAGGTGGACCCTGAGTTCCAGCGAGCGCGCTCGGATGAGAAGGAGCAGATCAAAGCTCTCAACAACAAATTCGCATCATTCATCGAGAAG GTTCAATGTCTGGAGCGGCAGAATCAGGCACTCTTGGCCAAGTGGgaacttctgcagcagcaaagctctggccctgaggagagcaggaaCATCAACAACTTCTTCCAGTCCTACATCAGCAACCTGCAGCGGCAGCTTGAGACGCTCCAGAgccagaaggagcagctggatcCCGAAGCCTACAACATGCTCCGGCTTGTTGAGGATTATAAAAACAG aTTCGAGGAGGAGATCAACAAACGCACGTCCAAGGAGGAGGAGTTTGTGGAGCTTAAAAAG gaaCTGGATAGTGCATACATGGGAAAAATGGAGTTTGATGTCCGGGTGGATAtcctgaggcaggagctggagttCCTCCGGTGTTTATATGAAGCC gagctgtcccagctgcaaACAGTGGTTGGGAACACTGACATCATTGTGTCCATGGACAACCACAGGGAGTTGAACATGGATGGAATCATCGAGGAGGTCAGGCAGGAATATGAGGGGATGGCCCAGAAGAGCACAGCTGAACTGGATGCCATGTACCAGGGCAGG TACCAGGACCTGCAGAACATGTGGGTGAATCAACgagagcagctgaggaacagTCACCAGGAAATTCAGGAACTCACCAGGCAGATCCAAAGACTCCAACCAGAAATTGAAATTGCAAGGAAAAGG AATTCCAGCCTCCAAGACTCCATTAAAGATGCTGAGCACCGTGGGAGCTCGGCCATCAGGGATGGCCAGAAAaagctccaggagctggaaaacGCCCTCCAACAGGCCAAGGATGACCTTTCTCACCTTGTCCATGATTACCAGGAGCTCCTGAATGTAAAGCTGGGCCTGGACATCGAGATCGCCATGTATCGATCACTCcttgaggaggaggagaacag GATCCAGGAAGGATCACTGGCCACAATCT GTGTCATTGACCACAATTCCAGAGCTCCTGGAGTCTTTGGAGGCATAAAAAGTGTGAAGGGGGGAATGAGCTCTGGTGGTACCAGCGGGAGCGGAGTGAAAGGGCCGATCtctggagggggaaaaggtgGATCCAGCTCTGGTGGGAGTGGGTCCATCTGTGGAGGGGGAAAAGGTTCAGGatacagaggaggaggaagctcaGGTGGTGGAGGTTCCATGTCCAAGGGTAGCAGCAGTTCGGGAGGGTGGGGGTCCAGCTCTGGTGGAGGTGGTTCAAGTTATGGAGGTGGAAAAGGTTCAGGatatggaggaggaggaagctctGGAGGAGGTGGGTCCATCTGTGGAGGAGGATCCAGCTCTGGCAGTGGAGGCTCCATGTCCAagggcagcagcatctctggagGTGGAGGATCCAGCTCTGGAGGAGGTGGTTCAAGTtatggaggaggaaaaggttCAGGatatggaggaggaggaagctctGGAGGCAGTGGAG GCTCCATGTCCAagggcagcagcatctctggagGTGGAGGATCCAGCTCTGGAGGAGGTGGGTCAAGTTATGGAGGTGGAAAAGGTTCAGGatatggaggaggaggaagctctGGAGGCAGTGGAGGCTCCATGTCCAagggcagcagcatctctggagGTGGAGGATCCAGCTCTGGAGGAGGTGGGTCAAGTTATGGAGGTGGAAAAGGTTCAGGatatggaggaggaggaagctctGGAGGAGGTGGGTCCATCTGTGGAGGAGGATCCAGCTCTGGCAGTGGAGGCTCCATGTCCAagggcagcagcatctctggagGTGGAGGATCCAGCTCTGGTGGAGGTGGGTCAAGTTATGGAGGTGGAAAAGGTTCAGGatatggaggaggaggaagctctGGAGGCAGTGGAGGCTCCATGTCCAagggcagcagcatctctggagGTGGAGGATCCAGCTCTGGAGGAGGTGGGTCAAGTTATGGAGGTGGAAAAGGTTCAGGatatggaggaggaggaagctctGGAGGAGGTGGGTCCATCTGTGGAGGAGGATCCAGCTCTGGCAGTGGAGGTTCCATGTCCAagggcagcagcatctctggagGTGGAGGGATGAGCTCTGGTAGTGGTGGGTCAAGTTATGGAGGAGGGAAAGGTTCAGGatatggaggaggaggaagctctGGCAGTGGAGGCTCCATCTGTGGAGGAGGATCCAGCTCTGGCAGTGGAGGTTCCATGTCCAagggcagcagcatctctggagGTGGAGGGATGAGCTCTGGTAGTGGTGGGTCAAGTTATGGAGGAGGGAAAGGTTCAGGATATGGAGGAGGAAGTTCAG GCAGTGGTGGCTCCATGTCTGGAGGTGGCCAGAGCTCCGGTGGTTATGGATCGAGCTCTGGGAGCGGCAGGTGCAGCCCCCACAGTGGTGGGATGAGCTctggaggtgggagcagctgtggcaggagaggctccatctctggaggtggAGGACAGGGAAGCTCAG GCAGTGGTGGCTCCATGTCTGGAGGTGGCCAGAGCTCCGGTGGTTATGGATCGAGCTCTGGGAGCGGCAGGTGCAGCCCCCACAGTGGTGGGATGAGCTctggaggtgggagcagctgtggcaggagaggctccatctctggaggtggAGGACAGGGAAGCTCAGGCAGTGGTGGCTCCATGTCTGGAGGTGGCCAGAGCTCCGGTGGTTATGGATCGAGCTCTGGGAGCGGCAGGTGCAGCCCCCACAGTGGTGGGATGAGCTctggaggtgggagcagctgtggcaggagaggctccatctctggaggtggAGGACAGGGAAGCTCAG GCAGTGGTGGCTCCATGTCTGGAGGTGGCCAG AGCTCCGGTGGTTATGGATCGAGCTCTGGGAGCGGCAGGTGCAGCCCCCACAGTGGTGGGATGAGCTctggaggtgggagcagctgtggcaggagaggctccatctctggaggtggAGGACAGGGAAGCTCAGGCAGTGGTGGCTCCATGTCTGGAGGTGGCCAGATCTCCGGTGGTTATGGATCGAGCTCTGGGAGCGGCAGGTGCAGTCCCCACAGTGGTGGGATGAGCTctggaggtgggagcagctgtggcaggagag GATCCATCTCTGGAggtagaggaggaggaggagggggaagctcAGGTCATGGAGGATCCAGTTATGGCAGTGGTGGGTCCATcagtggaggagaaggaggttcCAGCTATGGAGGGAGCTCAGGATATGGAGGTGGCTCTGGCAGGAGAGG GTCCATcagtggaggagaaggaggttcCGGCTATGGAGGGAGCTCAGGATATGGAGGTGGCTCTGGCAGGAGAGGGTCCATCTCTGGAGGTGGTCACAGCTCTGGAGGGTGGGGATCAGGCTCTGGCAGTGGCGGGAGCAGTTCTGGAGGAGGAATCGGCTCCGGCTATGGAGGAAGCTCAGGCAGTGGAGGATCAAGCTCTGGTGGGTGCAttggtggaggagaaggaggtggagGAAGCTCAGGCAGGAGAGGCTCCATCTCTGGAGGCGGTCACAGCTCTGGTGGTTATGGCTCTGGCAGTGGCAGGTGCAGCCCCCACAGTGGCGGGATCAGCTCTGGAGGTTGGAGCAGCTCTGGTAGGAGAGGTTCCATCTCtggaggtggaggagaaggagggggaggaagctCAGGTCATGGAGGATCCAGTTATGGCAGTGGTGGGTCCATcagtggaggagaaggaggttcAGGCTATGGAGGGAGCTCAGGATATGGAGGTGGCTCTGGCAGGAGAGGGTCCATCTCTGGTGGTGGTCACAGCTCTGGAGGGTGGGGATCAGGCTCTGGCAGTGGTGGAAGCAGTTCTGGAGGAGGAATCAGCTCCGGCtatggaggaggagaaagctCTGGGAGGAGAGGGTCCATCTCTGGTGGTGGAGGAAGCTTGGGCAGTGGTGGATCTAGTTATGGCAGTGGTGAATCCATctgtggaggagaaggaggctCTGGGTATGGAGTAGGAGGAAGCTCTGGGAGGAGAGGATCCATCTCTGGaggtggtggaggaggaggagggggaggctcAGGTCATGGAGGATCCAGTTATGGCAGCGGCGGGTCCATcagtggaggagaaggaggttcCGGCTATGGAGGGAGCTCAGGATATGGAGGTGGCTCTGGTAGGAGAGGGTCCATCTCTGGAGGTGGAGGAAGCTCAGGCCATGGAGGATCCAGTTATGGCAGTGGTGGATGCATTGGGGGGGGAGAAGGGGCCTCAGGGTGTGGAGGAGGGTCAGGATATGGAGGAGGCTCTGGATATGGGGGAGGCTCAGGGTACGGAGGAAACTCTGGATATGGGGGAGGCTCAGGGTATGGAGGAAACTCTGGATATGGGGGAGGTTCAGGCtatggaggaggaggaagctccATCTCTGGAGGCTGGGGATCGAGCTCTGctggcacctgcagccctggcagtcGGGGGGAAGGAGGTTGGGATTGCTCCGGAGGGGACAGTTTTTATGGAGGAGGGACCTGTGGAGCCAGGACATCCAGCTGCAGAGATGGGACTGAGGAAGGCGGGTCAGGAGGAGGGTGCTCTTCTCCAAGACTGGGTTACTGGTCTGCCTATGGAAGTGGCTCAGGTTCCTCTGGAGATGCTGCCCACAATTAA